A genomic region of Candidatus Acidiferrales bacterium contains the following coding sequences:
- a CDS encoding BrnT family toxin: MAEARFDWDPGKDRENQSKHGVSFAVAQFAFADPRRVIAEDLSHSSSEKRYYCFGEVGDGVLTVRFTYREGVIRIFGAGYWRRGKQIYERENQIHR, from the coding sequence ATGGCCGAAGCCCGCTTCGATTGGGACCCGGGCAAGGACCGGGAAAACCAGTCGAAACACGGGGTTTCCTTCGCCGTAGCGCAATTCGCTTTTGCCGATCCCCGGCGCGTGATCGCTGAGGATCTGTCGCACAGCTCGAGCGAGAAGCGGTATTACTGCTTCGGCGAGGTTGGGGACGGCGTCCTCACCGTTCGCTTCACCTACCGTGAGGGTGTCATTCGAATCTTTGGCGCCGGTTATTGGCGAAGAGGCAAGCAAATCTATGAGAGAGAAAATCAGATACACCGATGA
- a CDS encoding RDD family protein, which produces MREEWHPAEPEDRLGADFIDACLGAIVALPAYLLVDRALLSRTTGFLDSTVMQVVLVAWFLWNMTYLVGRTGQSWGGKLAGLKVVNADGEPIGFWRALGRNLFAICISWPLVLLGFLWVIWDPQKQAWHDKIFRTFVVRRVVL; this is translated from the coding sequence ATGCGCGAGGAATGGCACCCCGCCGAACCCGAAGATCGACTAGGCGCCGACTTTATCGATGCGTGCCTCGGCGCTATCGTTGCGTTGCCTGCCTACCTGCTCGTCGACCGCGCCCTGCTGAGTAGAACAACTGGTTTCTTGGATAGCACCGTGATGCAGGTTGTTCTCGTCGCCTGGTTCTTGTGGAACATGACATACCTGGTGGGCAGGACAGGGCAGTCGTGGGGTGGAAAGCTCGCCGGTCTGAAGGTGGTCAACGCGGACGGCGAACCCATTGGGTTTTGGAGGGCTCTAGGACGCAACCTGTTCGCCATCTGCATCTCGTGGCCGTTGGTCCTTCTGGGGTTCTTGTGGGTAATCTGGGATCCGCAGAAACAGGCGTGGCACGACAAGATATTCCGCACCTTCGTCGTTCGGAGAGTCGTGCTGTGA